A window of Solea senegalensis isolate Sse05_10M linkage group LG20, IFAPA_SoseM_1, whole genome shotgun sequence contains these coding sequences:
- the cap1 gene encoding adenylyl cyclase-associated protein 1 produces the protein MAELAGLVQRLEVAVSRLETMSGPGGPGGDSAGGVVSEYVEAFDEIVKGAVARYLSISQKIGGDVQKHAEMVMQVFSSQRQLLVTASSSQKPSDAVITTLLQPMSKVLHQVQAFRETNRTSPLFNHLSAVSESVPALGWVAMAPKPCPYVKEMQDAATFYTNRVLKEYKDKDMTHVDWVKAYIAIWTELQNYIKKYHTTGLTWSKSGPVASATAAAPAPAGGCCPPPPPPGPPPPPMDLSGPSDGGSADSGPSRNALFASLNKGADITKGLKHVSDNEKTHKNPGLRGQGAIVRTGPKPAASSSPKPAASPAPAKTLPPVLELEGKKWKVENQEGAQNLVINDTELKQVVYAFKCNKSTLQVKGKINSITVDNCKKMGLVFDDVVGVVEIINCKDVKIQVMGKVPIISINKTDGCHIYLSKDSLNCEIVSAKSSEMNILIVKEDGDYTEFAVPEQFKTVWDGTKLVTTASEITG, from the exons ATGGCAGAGTTGGCGGGTCTGGTGCAGCGGCTGGAGGTGGCGGTGAGTCGTCTGGAGACCATGTCAGGCCCCGGTGGCCCAGGTGGAGATTCTGCTGGAGGAG TTGTATCAGAGTACGTTGAGGCCTTTGATGAGATCGTGAAGGGTGCTGTGGCCCGGTACCTGTCTATCAGCCAGAAGATCGGTGGCGACGTCCAGAAACAT GCAGAGATGGTAATGCAGGTGTTCTCCAGTCAGAGACAACTCCTCGTAACAGCGTCTTCCTCCCAGAAGCCCTCTGAT GCGGTTATTACGACTCTGCTGCAGCCCATGTCCAAAGTGCTGCACCAGGTGCAGGCATTCCGTGAGACGAACCGCACCTCGCCGCTCTTCAACCATCTCTCAGCTGTCAGCGAGAGTGTTCCTGCTCTCGGATGGGTCGCCATG GCACCAAAACCGTGTCCCTATGTTAAAGAGATGCAGGACGCCGCCACCTTCTACACCAACCGCGTGCTCAAGGAGTACAAGGACAA GGACATGACACATGTGGACTGGGTGAAGGCATACATCGCCATCTGGACTGAGCTGCAAAACTACATCAAGAAGTACCACACAACAGGACTGACCTGGAGCAAGAGC GGTCCCGTAGCCTCAGCTActgcagctgctcctgcacctgCTGGTGGTTGTTGtcctcccccaccccccccaggaccaccacctcctcctatGGACCTGAGTGGACCCTCTGATGGTGGCAGTGCCGATTCTGGTCCTAGTCGTAATGCTTTGTTCGCGTCACTCAACAAGGGAGCCGACATAACCAAGG GCCTGAAGCATGTGAGCGATAACGAGAAGACCCACAAGAATCCTGGCCTGAGGGGTCAGGGAGCTATTGTGCGTACTGGACCCAAACCCGCTGCTTCTTCCTCCCCCAAACCCGCTGCGTCCCCTGCTCCAGCCAAAACTCTGCCCCCAGTGTTGGAGCTGGAAGGGAAGAAGTGGAAAGTG GAAAACCAAGAGGGTGCACAGAATCTGGTGATCAACGACACTGAGCTGAAGCAAGTGGTTTATGCTTTCAAGTGTAACAAAAGCACTCTGCAGGTCAAAGGCAAAATTAACTCCATCACCGTCG ACAACTGTAAGAAGATGGGCCTGGTGTTCGATGATGTCGTGGGCGTCGTAGAGATCATCAACTGCAAAGACGTTAAGATCCAG GTCATGGGTAAGGTCCCCATCATCTCCATCAACAAGACGGACGGTTGCCACATTTACCTAAGCAAAGACTCGCTGAACTGTGAGATCGTCAGCGCCAAGAGCTCAGAGATGAACATCCTGATTGTCAAGGAAGACGGAGATTAT ACGGAGTTTGCCGTTCCTGAGCAGTTCAAGACCGTCTGGGACGGCACCAAACTCGTCACCACAGCATCAGAGATCACCGGTTAG
- the ppt1 gene encoding palmitoyl-protein thioesterase 1, giving the protein MAAALLCFLLAGPVLLAAAGPLDYSNNGTLPLVIWHGMGDSCCNPLSMGVIKKMVEKEIPGIYVISLMIGKSIVEDTENGFFMDVNKQVSMVCSQLAQDPKLKGGYNAMGFSQGAQFLRAVAQRCPSPTMKTLISVGGQHQGVYGLPRCPGESSHICDIIRKALNDGAYTDIVQKHLVQAQYWHDPLNDDLYKKHSLFLADINQERAVNETYKKNLQLLDKFVLVKFLNDTVVDPVDSEWFGFLKTGQAKETETLQESVLYKEDRLGLAAMDKAGKLVFLATEGDHLQFTQEWFKKNLLPFLH; this is encoded by the exons ATGGCAGCAGCGCTCCTGTGTTTCCTCCTGGCTGGTCCAGTGCTGCTGGCTGCTGCCGGTCCACTTGACTACTCCAACAATGGCACACTACCGTTGGTGATTTGGCATGGGATGG GTGACAGCTGTTGTAACCCTCTCAGCATGGGTGTGATAAAGAAGATGGTTGAGAAGGAGATCCCGGGAATTTACGTGATCTCACTCATGATTGGGAAAAGCATCGTAGAG GACACAGAAAATGGCTTTTTCATGGACGTGAATAAGCAGGTGTCCATGGTGTGCAGTCAGCTGGCTCAGGACCCCAAGTTGAAGGGAGGGTACAACGCCATGGGCTTCTCCCAGGGGGCACAATTTCT GAGAGCTGTTGCTCAGCGCTGTCCCTCTCCAACAATGAAAACTCTGATCTCTGTCGGTGGTCAGCACCAAG GTGTGTACGGTTTACCCCGCTGTCCCGGCGAAAGCTCACACATCTGCGACATCATCCGCAAAGCTCTGAACGACGGTGCTTACACCGACATCGTCCAGAAACA CCTGGTGCAGGCACAGTACTGGCACGACCCGTTAAATGACGACCTGTACAAGAAGCACAGCCTGTTCTTGGCCGACATCAACCAGGAGCGG GCAGTAAATGAGACTTATAAGAAGAATCTCCAGCTGCTGGACAAGTTTGTCCTGGTCAAGTTCCTGAACGACACTGTAGTGGATCCTGTAGACAGTGAG tgGTTCGGCTTCCTGAAAACTGGCCAGGCCAAGGAGACGGAGACTCTCCAGGAGAGTGTTCTCTACAAAGAG GATCGTTTGGGCCTGGCAGCCATGGACAAAGCCGGAAAGCTGGTTTTCCTGGCGACTGAAGGAGATCACCTGCAGTTCACCCAAGAGTGGTTCAAGAAAAACCTGCTGCCTTTCCTTCACTAA
- the rragcb gene encoding ras-related GTP binding Cb isoform X1, with amino-acid sequence MSMKCGESAFTGSYDVGSFPKSFGYGTEEEGDMEENCSPPDKPRILLMGLRRSGKSSIQKVVFHKMSPNETLFLESTNKIYKDDISSSSFVNFQIWDFPGQVDFFDPTFDSEMIFKGTGALIFVIDAQDDYVEALGRLHLTVSRAYKVNPDINFEVFIHKVDGLSDDHKIETQRDIHQRANDDLADANLEKVHLSFYLTSIYDHSIFEAFSKVVQKLIPQLPTLENLLNIFISHSGIEKAFLFDVVSKIYIATDSSPVDMQSYEICCDMIDVVIDVSCIYGHLTLGRLVEDGSGCAYDKESLAIIKLNNTTVLYLKEVTKFLALVCILREESFERKGLIEYNFHCFRKAIHEVFEVGTSAHTAHWRTASSSSNNLSALKYAALNGNDV; translated from the exons ATGTCTATGAAATGCGGGGAGTCTGCGTTTACTGGGAGTTACGATGTCGGGTCGTTTCCCAAAAGTTTTGGTTACGGgacggaggaggagggagacatGGAGGAGAACTGCTCCCCTCCAGACAAACCCAGAATACTGCTGATGGGACTGAGGCGCAGCGGAAAGTCATCCATACAGAAG GTGGTATTCCACAAAATGTCACCCAATGAGACTTTGTTCCTGGAGAGCACCAACAAAATCTACAAGGACGACAtctccagcagctcctttgtcAACTTCCAGATCTGGGACTTTCCTGGACAGGTGGACTTTTTCGACCCCACGTTTGACAGTGAGATGATTTTCAAAGGAACCGGTGCTTTGATTTTTGTCATCGATGCTCAG GATGATTACGTGGAGGCACTGGGTCGGTTGCATCTCACTGTGTCAAGAGCCTACAAAGTGAATCCAGACATCAACTTTGAGGTTTTCATCCATAAAGTAGACGGACTGTCAGATGACCACAAaatagaaacacagagagacattcATCAGCGGGCTAACGATGATCTGGCAGATGCTAACCTGGAGAAGGTTCACCTCAG CTTCTACTTGACCAGTATCTACGACCACTCCATATTCGAGGCCTTCAGTAAAGTCGTCCAGAAGCTGATTCCTCAGTTACCAACTTTGGAGAaccttttaaacattttcatatca cATTCTGGGATTGAGAAAGCCTTCCTGTTTGACGTCGTTAGCAAGATTTACATCGCCACAGACAGCTCTCCTGTGGACATGCAGTCGTACGAAATCTGCTGTGATATGATCGACGTCGTCATTGATGTCTCCTGCATTTACGG TCATCTCACTCTTGGCAGACTGGTGGAAGACGGCAGCGGTTGTGCCTATGACAAGGAGTCGCTGGCTATCATCAAACTCAACAACACCACAGTGCTTTATCTGAAGGAGGTCACAAAGTTCCTCGCTCTTGTGTGCATCCTCAGAGAGGAGAGCTTTGAGAGGAAAG GTTTGATAGAGTATAATTTCCATTGTTTCCGGAAAGCCATCCACGAGGTGTTTGAAGTCGGCACCTCGGCACACACTGCTCACTGGAGAACAGCGAGCTCGTCCAGCAACAACCTGAGCGCTTTAAAATATGCGGCTCTCAATGGAAACGATGTTTAA
- the rragcb gene encoding ras-related GTP binding Cb isoform X2: protein MSMKCGESAFTGSYDVGSFPKSFGYGTEEEGDMEENCSPPDKPRILLMGLRRSGKSSIQKVVFHKMSPNETLFLESTNKIYKDDISSSSFVNFQIWDFPGQVDFFDPTFDSEMIFKGTGALIFVIDAQDDYVEALGRLHLTVSRAYKVNPDINFEVFIHKVDGLSDDHKIETQRDIHQRANDDLADANLEKVHLSFYLTSIYDHSIFEAFSKVVQKLIPQLPTLENLLNIFISHSGIEKAFLFDVVSKIYIATDSSPVDMQSYEICCDMIDVVIDVSCIYGLVEDGSGCAYDKESLAIIKLNNTTVLYLKEVTKFLALVCILREESFERKGLIEYNFHCFRKAIHEVFEVGTSAHTAHWRTASSSSNNLSALKYAALNGNDV, encoded by the exons ATGTCTATGAAATGCGGGGAGTCTGCGTTTACTGGGAGTTACGATGTCGGGTCGTTTCCCAAAAGTTTTGGTTACGGgacggaggaggagggagacatGGAGGAGAACTGCTCCCCTCCAGACAAACCCAGAATACTGCTGATGGGACTGAGGCGCAGCGGAAAGTCATCCATACAGAAG GTGGTATTCCACAAAATGTCACCCAATGAGACTTTGTTCCTGGAGAGCACCAACAAAATCTACAAGGACGACAtctccagcagctcctttgtcAACTTCCAGATCTGGGACTTTCCTGGACAGGTGGACTTTTTCGACCCCACGTTTGACAGTGAGATGATTTTCAAAGGAACCGGTGCTTTGATTTTTGTCATCGATGCTCAG GATGATTACGTGGAGGCACTGGGTCGGTTGCATCTCACTGTGTCAAGAGCCTACAAAGTGAATCCAGACATCAACTTTGAGGTTTTCATCCATAAAGTAGACGGACTGTCAGATGACCACAAaatagaaacacagagagacattcATCAGCGGGCTAACGATGATCTGGCAGATGCTAACCTGGAGAAGGTTCACCTCAG CTTCTACTTGACCAGTATCTACGACCACTCCATATTCGAGGCCTTCAGTAAAGTCGTCCAGAAGCTGATTCCTCAGTTACCAACTTTGGAGAaccttttaaacattttcatatca cATTCTGGGATTGAGAAAGCCTTCCTGTTTGACGTCGTTAGCAAGATTTACATCGCCACAGACAGCTCTCCTGTGGACATGCAGTCGTACGAAATCTGCTGTGATATGATCGACGTCGTCATTGATGTCTCCTGCATTTACGG ACTGGTGGAAGACGGCAGCGGTTGTGCCTATGACAAGGAGTCGCTGGCTATCATCAAACTCAACAACACCACAGTGCTTTATCTGAAGGAGGTCACAAAGTTCCTCGCTCTTGTGTGCATCCTCAGAGAGGAGAGCTTTGAGAGGAAAG GTTTGATAGAGTATAATTTCCATTGTTTCCGGAAAGCCATCCACGAGGTGTTTGAAGTCGGCACCTCGGCACACACTGCTCACTGGAGAACAGCGAGCTCGTCCAGCAACAACCTGAGCGCTTTAAAATATGCGGCTCTCAATGGAAACGATGTTTAA